A genomic segment from Halorubrum depositum encodes:
- a CDS encoding NuoI/complex I 23 kDa subunit family protein — translation MIGLMKSMATTMKHALDGSTFTVEYPEDAPEVSPRFRGVHKFSQERCIWCRQCENVCPNDTIQIVQDDQRNGEQYNLHIGQCIYCRLCEEVCPVDAILLTQNFEFTADTKDDFVFNKEQLKNVPWYKGIDPLESRNPDRGAWIGEGDGEVDYQ, via the coding sequence ATGATCGGACTCATGAAATCCATGGCGACGACGATGAAACACGCGCTGGACGGGTCGACGTTCACGGTGGAATACCCGGAGGACGCGCCCGAGGTGAGCCCGCGCTTCCGCGGGGTCCACAAGTTCAGCCAGGAGCGGTGCATCTGGTGCCGCCAGTGCGAGAACGTCTGTCCGAACGACACGATCCAGATCGTGCAGGACGACCAGCGCAACGGGGAGCAGTACAACCTCCACATCGGGCAGTGCATCTACTGCCGGCTCTGCGAGGAGGTCTGCCCCGTCGACGCCATCCTGTTGACGCAGAACTTCGAGTTCACCGCGGACACGAAGGACGACTTCGTGTTCAACAAAGAACAGCTCAAGAACGTCCCGTGGTACAAGGGAATCGACCCGCTGGAGTCCCGGAACCCCGATCGCGGCGCGTGGATCGGGGAGGGCGACGGCGAGGTCGACTACCAGTAG